A section of the Leptospira kobayashii genome encodes:
- a CDS encoding tetratricopeptide repeat protein, with protein MYLFFSIYVICLFSISPLFSEETSFKSLYDEYKRGNYETVSRLSEKILNSKTGNWDSRIFYLYVATEQDWEKIKAKAMNFPPPTGKDSSHYFNALYLVMERALVLGEYESLIKWGRLFQKEGKTNSRYVDAVLILAAGLLELKNPKEALRAMEELENLNPSEKNKIQMTALKNEIGREVGN; from the coding sequence TTGTATCTTTTTTTCTCCATTTACGTAATTTGCCTATTTTCCATTTCCCCTCTTTTTTCGGAGGAAACTTCTTTTAAGTCTTTGTATGATGAATACAAAAGGGGAAATTACGAAACGGTCTCTCGTCTTTCGGAAAAAATTTTAAATTCTAAAACCGGTAACTGGGACTCTAGGATTTTTTATCTCTACGTTGCGACGGAACAGGATTGGGAAAAAATCAAAGCCAAGGCGATGAATTTTCCGCCCCCTACCGGCAAAGACAGTTCACATTATTTTAATGCATTGTATCTGGTGATGGAAAGAGCATTGGTTCTTGGGGAATACGAAAGCCTCATCAAATGGGGTAGACTGTTTCAAAAGGAAGGAAAAACTAATTCTCGTTATGTGGATGCGGTTTTGATTTTGGCTGCGGGACTTTTGGAATTAAAGAATCCGAAAGAGGCTTTAAGGGCAATGGAAGAATTGGAAAATCTCAATCCTTCCGAGAAAAACAAAATACAGATGACTGCACTTAAAAATGAAATCGGGAGAGAAGTCGGAAATTGA
- a CDS encoding SufE family protein, with the protein MKKSIAEIQKEIIEEFSDLQDWEEKFQYLIELGEELPPYPEEKRSDAYIVPGCQAKVWVYPKLENGALTFFADSDTALTKGLIAILIRVFSDHSPEEIANASLGFIEEIGLSKFLSISRRNGLSSMVNMLQNFAKHPQ; encoded by the coding sequence ATGAAAAAATCCATCGCAGAGATTCAAAAAGAAATCATAGAAGAGTTTTCCGACTTACAGGATTGGGAAGAAAAATTCCAATACCTGATCGAGCTGGGAGAAGAACTCCCTCCCTATCCGGAAGAAAAACGATCGGATGCATACATAGTGCCCGGCTGCCAGGCCAAGGTCTGGGTCTATCCAAAATTGGAGAACGGTGCCTTGACATTTTTTGCAGACAGTGACACAGCCCTTACCAAAGGTTTGATTGCGATTTTAATACGAGTATTTTCCGACCATTCTCCCGAAGAGATAGCAAATGCTTCTTTGGGATTTATAGAGGAAATCGGATTGTCCAAGTTTCTATCCATCTCCCGAAGAAACGGACTTTCCTCAATGGTCAATATGTTACAAAATTTTGCCAAACACCCACAGTAA
- a CDS encoding serine hydrolase domain-containing protein codes for MMDSCMYRLFLLIFFTFLLNCGKDLSPFGGPPTISPLPDRTKPEWPTLDWKETKPESVGVSGEKLKLVGEYAFARTGDETDRKGKRTDALLIIRNGKIIFEQYARNFTKESTHLTWSVSKSIIQALYGITIKNGLIKLDDPGYYHFESLGKDEAHKKITIRHLLNMSSGLDGEEGYESGPLKSSVIAMLYTRGRKDMGEFCSELPLRAEPGTQVYYSSCDTNILSAILKKVYGQEAYEDLVYTKLFGTLGIKNAPFEQDGSGTFVGSSYLYLTARDLAKIGYLYLNDGVWEGNRLLPEGWVDFTRTPAPGYKTTPFSEDLSQDNYTSHWYANTGVPDRGVPEPWPDGPKDTFAALGHWGQMLYVIPSLDIIVVRYGDDREKGTFSKNELLKLVKESVIR; via the coding sequence ATGATGGACAGTTGCATGTACAGATTGTTTCTCTTAATCTTCTTTACCTTCCTGTTAAACTGCGGTAAGGATCTCTCTCCTTTTGGCGGACCTCCTACAATTTCACCCCTACCGGACAGAACCAAACCGGAGTGGCCCACCCTCGACTGGAAAGAAACCAAACCGGAATCCGTCGGCGTATCGGGCGAAAAACTGAAATTAGTCGGTGAGTATGCTTTCGCGAGAACGGGAGATGAAACGGACAGAAAAGGAAAAAGAACCGACGCACTTCTTATCATTCGCAACGGGAAAATCATTTTCGAACAATATGCACGCAATTTTACAAAGGAATCCACTCACCTAACTTGGTCGGTATCCAAAAGTATCATCCAAGCGCTTTACGGGATCACGATTAAAAACGGACTGATCAAACTGGATGACCCCGGTTATTATCATTTTGAATCTTTAGGAAAAGACGAAGCCCATAAAAAAATCACGATCCGTCATCTCTTGAATATGTCTTCGGGTCTCGATGGGGAAGAAGGTTATGAAAGCGGACCTCTTAAATCTTCCGTGATTGCCATGTTGTACACCCGTGGAAGAAAAGATATGGGTGAATTTTGCAGCGAGCTTCCTCTTCGTGCGGAACCGGGCACCCAAGTTTATTATTCCAGCTGCGATACGAACATTCTGTCCGCCATCCTGAAAAAAGTCTATGGCCAGGAAGCTTACGAAGATTTGGTTTATACCAAATTATTCGGAACACTTGGAATCAAAAACGCTCCTTTCGAACAGGATGGGTCCGGCACATTTGTAGGATCGTCTTACTTGTATTTGACGGCGAGGGATTTGGCAAAGATAGGATATCTTTATTTGAATGACGGGGTTTGGGAAGGAAACCGTTTACTTCCCGAAGGTTGGGTGGATTTTACAAGAACTCCCGCTCCCGGTTACAAAACCACCCCTTTCAGTGAGGATCTTTCCCAAGACAATTATACATCCCACTGGTATGCAAATACGGGAGTTCCCGACAGAGGGGTTCCCGAACCTTGGCCGGATGGACCGAAGGATACTTTTGCAGCTCTCGGCCATTGGGGACAGATGTTATACGTAATCCCAAGTCTTGATATAATCGTTGTTAGATACGGTGACGATCGTGAGAAAGGGACTTTCAGCAAAAATGAACTTCTTAAACTTGTAAAAGAATCGGTAATCAGGTAG
- a CDS encoding DUF2191 domain-containing protein — MINRTKVTAILPDDLIAEVQKYSGGKNITDSLQRALSEWLKQAKIRLYTHTVHKGI; from the coding sequence ATAATCAATCGTACGAAAGTGACCGCTATTTTACCAGATGACCTGATTGCCGAAGTTCAGAAATATTCCGGGGGTAAGAATATTACCGACTCTCTCCAAAGGGCTCTTTCCGAATGGCTTAAGCAGGCTAAAATCCGTTTGTATACTCATACGGTTCACAAGGGAATTTAG
- a CDS encoding TonB-dependent receptor — MAPVFFDFQLPEKEEGEKRLFYSAAFVVLLSSLILGHLITRNMLWKMLGEESASEELTAQEKEKIYDVLVEQQFINPDKKDEYKALSNKESAGGGGLTEKQGFHALSSFREFVFGSKASNPSTAQPKAEQTKEDEIFEVGIFKADPKTNQNQQESPNQSQSSGQMMKIPFNYRFQQDFLFRWDGSKALTVPTKELAGYHYFKNMLRQIEQSFAPPGGGNFAYRDMAGTVVREGIKPGMTKVLFMLNDSGKVVDVRLVSSQGQVVVDQSCMDSIRGQNFGIVPEEVKSKGLIFGINFIFPNYR, encoded by the coding sequence ATGGCCCCGGTCTTTTTTGATTTTCAACTTCCCGAGAAGGAAGAGGGCGAAAAACGTTTATTCTATTCCGCAGCGTTTGTGGTATTACTTTCCTCGTTGATCCTGGGCCATTTGATCACCCGCAATATGTTGTGGAAGATGTTAGGGGAAGAATCCGCTTCCGAAGAGCTGACCGCGCAGGAAAAAGAAAAAATCTATGATGTTCTGGTAGAACAACAGTTTATCAATCCCGATAAAAAAGACGAATACAAAGCTCTTTCCAATAAAGAGTCCGCGGGCGGTGGCGGGCTCACCGAAAAACAAGGGTTTCATGCACTTTCCTCTTTTCGTGAGTTTGTATTCGGAAGCAAAGCTTCCAATCCTTCGACCGCACAACCGAAGGCGGAACAAACAAAAGAAGACGAAATATTCGAAGTAGGGATTTTTAAAGCGGACCCCAAAACCAATCAGAACCAACAGGAATCACCAAATCAAAGTCAGTCGAGTGGACAGATGATGAAGATTCCTTTCAACTATCGCTTTCAGCAGGATTTTTTGTTTCGTTGGGACGGATCAAAGGCGTTGACCGTGCCTACCAAAGAACTTGCAGGTTATCATTATTTTAAAAACATGCTGCGCCAAATCGAACAATCATTCGCTCCTCCGGGAGGAGGAAACTTTGCCTATAGGGATATGGCCGGAACCGTAGTCAGGGAAGGGATCAAACCCGGGATGACCAAAGTTTTGTTTATGTTAAACGATTCGGGTAAAGTAGTGGATGTCCGTTTGGTTTCTTCCCAAGGACAGGTCGTAGTGGATCAATCTTGTATGGATTCCATCCGGGGACAGAATTTCGGAATCGTCCCCGAGGAAGTCAAATCAAAGGGTTTGATCTTCGGAATCAATTTTATCTTTCCGAATTACAGATAG